The DNA segment CAGGGGTCCTCCAGCACGCCGCCCTCGAAGCTCAGGTGCAGCAGGTTGCGATCCATGCTGTACGGCTTGGCCTTGGTGACGGGCACGGGGATGCCGTGCTCCTTGGCATAGGCGATGAGGGCGTCGCGCGAGTTCAGGCTCCACTCGCGCCAGGGGGCGATGATGCGGATTTCGGGGGCCAGGGCGAAGGCGGTGAGTTCGAAGCGCACCTGGTCGTTGCCCTTGCCCGTGGCGCCGTGCGCGATGGCGTCGGCGCCCTCCAGCCGCGCGATCTCCACCTGCCGCTTGGCGATCAAGGGGCGGGCAATCGAGGTGCCGAGCATGTACGTGCCCTCGTAGATCGCGTTGGCGCGCAGCATGGGGAACACGAAGTCGCGCACGAACTCCTCGCGCAGATCGTCAATGTACACCTTGCTGGCGCCGGTCTGGAGGGCCTTGGCGCGCACGGGCTGGAGCTCCTCGCCCTGCCCCAGATCGGCGCAGAAGGCGATGATCTCACAGCCGTACGTCTCCTTGAGCCACTTCAGGATCACCGAGGTATCGAGGCCGCCGGAATAGGCCAACACGATCTTCTTGGGGCTGGTGCTCATCGCGGGTCTTCCTGCAAGGCAAGAGGGATGAATGGATGATTGGATGAATGGATGGGAACACGACCGAGCTGGCGGGCAGGCGAACGTCTCTCTCTCTCCGACATCCGCCCACCCATCCAACCATCCATTCATCCACGCTCTGGTCTACTTCTCGAACCTGACCTTCGGGGGGTTTATGTAGTCGTGGTACTTCTCGCGCACGTGCCCCTGACTGGCGTCGCCCAGGTGCATGAAGATGCGGTAGCGGAAGACCAGTTGGCCGCCCTTCTCGAGCACGTGGTCGCCGCGCTCGCCCGAGCCAGGGCGGAAGTGGCTGAGGCCGAAGGGGTTGGCCGTCATCAGGCCGTAGTCGCGCACGTGCCAGGTGGTCGGGTAGCGCAGGTTGCCGGGGGTGTCGAAGATGGCAATGCCCACCACCTTGCCCCCGACCGGCCCCGAGTAGTCGCACCAGGGCGCCGGACGGCCCCAGCACTCGGCCTCCGTGGTCGCGCCGTACGAGTTCTCGATCCTCCCGCCGCGGCTGCCGTCCATCGAGGTCGCCACCCGCACCGAGCAGATCCCGCCCTCCTTCGTGTCGCCGAACGTCACCTTCTCCCACGGGGCCTTGAATGTGACGGTGAGGTCGATGACTCGCTCGCTGGTGGGCACGGCGTAGATGCGCACCTCGCGCTCCTCGGCAAGCACCCGCTTGCCGCGGCACGACACCCACTCGAGGTCCTGGCGCAGCACGGCCACCACGGGGCCATCCACCAGTTCCTTGATGCGCTTGCTCACTTGCAGGCCGTGGTCCTTCTCCTCCGACCAATTGTCCACGCCATTCACGTCGCCGTGGGCGACCCAGATGCTCTTGTGGTGATGGTGGTCGGTGGTCTCGCCTGGCACGCCCTCGAGGAGCGGGTAGTTGCGGGTGATCTGGACGCCCTCGGGGCCGAGCACGGGATAGAAGAACGGGCGCGCCCACTCCTTGCCGAAGTTGTACGTGGTGAACGGGCTGCCGAAGACGGCGAACTCGATCTTGTCGTCCTTGCGCGTGGCCGCGACGCCGGGCGCCGCCGTGGCGCCGCCCTTGTCCACCTCGACCACGTAGGCCTTGTCTGCGCCGGCCGGGGCATAGTCGAGGAGCCAGTGGATGTTGCCGTGCAGCACCTGGCATGCCACGGGCCGCCCCGTGGCCTCATCCGTCAGCTTGGCCTTGGTGTGGCGGCCCAACGGCGCGCTCATGGGCACGTTGTAGCGGGGCCGAGGGCCGGCTTCAACCACCATTCGCTTCTTCGGCATCAGTCGAGGCCTCCGCCCAGGGGGATGGAGCTACCGGTTGCCAAACGTCTCTCGAAGGTATGCCAGCGACCGCGTGGCGACTGTCTCCGGGTCCGGCGAGTAGTCGAAGACCTCCACCGACACGTACCCGCGGTAGCCGATCTCGTGCAGAGCCCTGGCGATAGGTGCGAAGTCCGTGTCTCCAAAGCCCGGCCCACGCAGGTTCGCATCGTTGGCGTGGAAGTGCGCCAGATGCTCTCGGTGCTCGGCGATGACCTGAGCCGGCGGCCGCTGCTCGCCGCCGACCATCGCCTTCACGTCCAGATGCAGCCGCACGGCGGGGCAGCCCACCGCCTCGATGAGCCGCACGGTCTCGGCCGCCGTCGTGAGGAAATTGGTTTCTCGGGTCGTGAGAGGCTCCAGGGCGATGACCGCGCCGCGCCGCGCGGCTTCCTCGCCGCAAGTCCTGAACATCTCGATGCTTCGGGCCCACGCCGCCTCGTAGCTGTCGTTCTCGCCGATGCTCCGCTGCGCCGGCGACCCGAACACCAGCACCTCGCCGCCCAGCTCGCGGCACAGGCGGATGAGCGCGAACATGAAGTCGCGCGTGTTCTCCCGAGCCGCCGCGTCCGGGCCATTGATCGAGAGCCCGGCAGGGCTCTTGAGGAGCCAATGGAGGCCCACGATCGAGATCCCCGCGGTCTCGGCTGCGCGACGAAGCTCCCCAGCGCGCGACGCCGGCAGCGCGCGGATGTCGTCCGCTAACGTGAAGGGGGCCATCTCCACCCCGTCGTAGCCCACGTCGGCGCAGTACTGGAACACCCGTTCCTGCGGCCAGCCCTCGAACAACTCGTTGCAGATGGCGAACCGCATGCTCAACCCAACCCCCGATAGAAGCCCAACAGCGTGTCCAGCAACGACTTAAGCGCCGTTGCCTGAAGCGCTTGCAGGGCAAGAAGCGCAACCAGGACCACGCGACGATACGGCGCGTAACGCTCCACCTGAGCGGCCGCGGCGATCAGGCAGCCGGGCATCAGGAACATCCAGAGCCGGGCCACCTCGCCGCGGTTCACCCCCAGCAGGTTCAGGGCAACCACGAGCACGACGACGATCACCGTCGGCCAGTCGGCCTCGCCCCAGCGCCTGCGACACAAGCCGCCCACGCTGCCCGCGGCGCGAGCCACAAACAGGCACGCCGACGGAACGCCCAGGAACACGAGGAACTCGATGGGGTTGACCCAGAGCCACGTGCCATAGGCTCGCCCCGACTTGGCATTGAACTCTGCATTGGCTCCAACGCAGGCCGCTGCGACGGCCAGCGAGTTGTAACCAGTTGCCAAATAGAGCGTTACGGCAGGCGCTGCTAGCCCAATCGCCCCCGTGACAGCCAACCACAACAGCGTCCGCACTGACGGTCGTCCGCCCGTCCCAAACAGCGACGCCATGGCCAGCAACCCGGCCCACCCGGCCACGACGAGAAACGAAAGCGAAAAGAACAGCCCCACCGACACGGTCAGGCCGGCGCACCCCGCTCGCCACAGGCTGCGGCGAGTGCCCGCCGTCCAGCCCAGCCAGCAGGCCGTCGTCGCAAGCACCGGGAGAGCCTGGTCAATCCCCGGACTGAAGAGTAAGAAGCTGGGCACCATGCCGGCCAGCGCGGCGGCCACTATTCCCACGCTCACCCCGTGGAGCGCTCCCGCAAAGGCGTAGACGGGCAGCACGACGAGGGCAGCGGCCAGCCGCAGCACGAACGAGGCCAGCCACACCCCGGCCAGATCGGCGTCCGGCATCTTCCGGAACAGCTCAACCATCGCCACAGGACCCTGGGGGTCCTTGGCTCGTATCCCCCAGGCAAAGCGGTCCTCGCACCAGTGGACGAAGCCCCGCGCCGCCCCCTCCGCGCCCGCGAACACCCGGTTCAGAGACCAGAAGAGCGTGAGCGGGCCGGCCGGGTGGGTGATGATCAGCTTGTGCGACCTGTCGCGCATCCAACGCGGGTAGTCGCCCAGTACCGCACGGAGGCTTTGCACCCCCCTCGCTGCCGCGTGGTAGCGGTTGGCCCCCGGCTTGCCGAGGGCTACGATGGACTCATTGTAGCCGCCTGGAAGTTGCCTTGCCGCAGACACTTGGGCCGCGAAGGCCAAGGCGGCCAGCGCGGCCACCGCCAGCGCCCGCCGGGCCGGCGACCACTGGGGCGCGCAGCGTGCGCCGAGGATCGCCAGAAGCCCCATCAGGGCGAAGATCGCCAGCGTCGGCGCCGCGCTCGCCCAGTCGGCGCCAGACAGCCTGTGCCAAGCCCAGTCATCCACGCGGAGGGGGAAATGCCCCCACGCCGTATAGGCCACGACGAGGCCGGTCAACACCAGCATGCCAAGCACCGCAAGCATCGCCGGTCGGCCGGTGGTCTGGCTCATGGCCTCACCGTCGCGCGGTTCTGCTTTTCAAAGAGCTGACGAGCCGGGTCCATGCCCTGACTCCTGCGAGGGCGCTTGACCCGTGCGGCGCGTGTAGCGCCGCCCCTCACAACGGCAGCAGTATAGCATCCTGGCCTATGGGAGTCAACGCGCAATCGCCCCGGGGGCTAGACACCGGCCAATGAAGTGTCGTTGAGCACATCACTTACGACACTAATTCATTGTCGCATAGATGGTTACACACACAGCTTCCCTTCATGGCTCCCCCAGAGACGCCACGCAGGCCTCTGCGGAGGGCCCCATTGACCGGGGCAAATGGTCTGGTATAATCGCCTGTGGGGAGCCGCCCGATCCGTGGCGGCGAGCTTTCCGCCTTCCTCCGTCCGAAGGAGAATCCCACGGGTGCATCGCCGTACAGAGTGGTTGTCCTCGGCGTCGGGCATGAGCTGATGACCGATGACGGGATAGGCCCCGCGGTGGTTCGGTGTCTCCGCGACGATGGCTTGGGGCCAGGCGTGCTGGCCGTAGATGCCTGCACTGCGCTGGTGGACGCGCTGGACCTTGTGCCCTCAGGGGCCGACGTGCTGGTGGTTGATGCGGTGTCGGGCGGCGGCGCGCCGGGCACCGTGTACCGCATCCCCCTCGGCGACCTGGCGGCCCAGCGCGCGGTGACGCTGCACGACCCGTCGTTGCCCGAGGCGTTCGCGATGGCGCGCCTGTCGGGGGCCTCGTTCGGCACAGTGACGGTGCTCGGGGTGGAGCCGGCGAGGGTGGCGCCCGGCGCGGAACTCAGCCCGGTGCTTGCGCAGCGCCTGCCCGCGATTGTCGAGACCGTGCGGGGCGAAATCGAGCGGCTGTCGGGCTTGACTCGCGCGCGGTGACCGCTATAATGCCCTGAACAAGGTACAGGTCCCCAGACATTCCGGTGAGCCGCCGAAGGATCGACTCTGCCGGAGTTGGCGCCGAGCAGAGCAGGGAAGACGCGCCTGCGCCGGCGTCGCCAGGATAAGGAGGTCTCCACTCTTGGCAACCGCAACCGCCAGCCCCGAGATCGTGGTCGAGCACTGCGCCACGTGCAGCGCCGCGTGCCCCGTCCGCACCGACACGCGGGCCTATGTGGACCTCATCGCCCGCGGACGGTACGAGGAGGCGTTCGAGAAGATTCGCGAGTTCAACCCCTTCCCTTCGGTGTGCAGCCTGGTGTGCCACCACCCCTGCGAACAGGCCTGCCGCCGGCAGGACGTGGATGACCCCGTGGCGCTGCGCAACCTCAAGCGGTTCGCGGCCGAGCGCGCCCTCGAGTACCGCTTGAGCAAGCGCCAGAAGGCACCCATCACGAAGGCGCAAACCATCGGCGTCGTGGGCGCAGGCCCCGCCGGCTTGACCGTGGCCAAGGACTGCATTCAGCACGGCTACGCGGTGACGGTCTATGACGCCAACCCCCAGCCGGGCGGCCTGCTGGCCTGCGCGATCCCCAAGTACCGCCTGC comes from the Planctomycetota bacterium genome and includes:
- a CDS encoding PmoA family protein; this encodes MPKKRMVVEAGPRPRYNVPMSAPLGRHTKAKLTDEATGRPVACQVLHGNIHWLLDYAPAGADKAYVVEVDKGGATAAPGVAATRKDDKIEFAVFGSPFTTYNFGKEWARPFFYPVLGPEGVQITRNYPLLEGVPGETTDHHHHKSIWVAHGDVNGVDNWSEEKDHGLQVSKRIKELVDGPVVAVLRQDLEWVSCRGKRVLAEEREVRIYAVPTSERVIDLTVTFKAPWEKVTFGDTKEGGICSVRVATSMDGSRGGRIENSYGATTEAECWGRPAPWCDYSGPVGGKVVGIAIFDTPGNLRYPTTWHVRDYGLMTANPFGLSHFRPGSGERGDHVLEKGGQLVFRYRIFMHLGDASQGHVREKYHDYINPPKVRFEK
- a CDS encoding sugar phosphate isomerase/epimerase family protein, whose translation is MRFAICNELFEGWPQERVFQYCADVGYDGVEMAPFTLADDIRALPASRAGELRRAAETAGISIVGLHWLLKSPAGLSINGPDAAARENTRDFMFALIRLCRELGGEVLVFGSPAQRSIGENDSYEAAWARSIEMFRTCGEEAARRGAVIALEPLTTRETNFLTTAAETVRLIEAVGCPAVRLHLDVKAMVGGEQRPPAQVIAEHREHLAHFHANDANLRGPGFGDTDFAPIARALHEIGYRGYVSVEVFDYSPDPETVATRSLAYLRETFGNR
- a CDS encoding hydrogenase maturation protease, which produces MVRCLRDDGLGPGVLAVDACTALVDALDLVPSGADVLVVDAVSGGGAPGTVYRIPLGDLAAQRAVTLHDPSLPEAFAMARLSGASFGTVTVLGVEPARVAPGAELSPVLAQRLPAIVETVRGEIERLSGLTRAR